A genomic window from Deltaproteobacteria bacterium includes:
- a CDS encoding HAMP domain-containing histidine kinase, producing the protein MREAAAGRIAFAGWRSWWKTGAAAAGWVAAALGLGYGLQSAGAGDELLLVILVLMVIGPPLFFTLPLSGPTAAAFAAGLGWWCAGGVLAGALLPVAGLGAAALASAAMAVRQGSVRRLRERIGELQRGAEALAAANAAQQQGSEVAEAILTATRDISASLDAGELAVRVARNAYALTNGAAAAVLLWDAAREALRVAATAGGGGSSEAHQLEVNLRNAEQLQGALREGMADIPRVALRDPVLDALLRRWKAGAVLAARLQRGGRPLGLVLVARRGCEPASPKACQILSGIALQAAAALEIANLVNDLRTAGSLREEFTATMSHELRTPLNVIIGYTEMQREGMFGDLSPDHLDTLARVHEQALQLLDLIQATLDVGRLERGLMTVELREVSVPEVLAQVFGAIPPSWRKSGVELQWRIDPAVPQIRSDASKLQVVLRNLVHNALKFTDAGQVLVTATTDPDRQWVHFVVQDSGRGIAAQDLTVIFEMFRQSSERDPALGGVGLGLYIVKRLIGLLGGEIDVRSAPGRGATFRIHIPAAGPHAGAKPRGPRSAGTNRGLSSPASARA; encoded by the coding sequence GTGCGCGAAGCCGCGGCGGGGCGCATTGCGTTTGCGGGGTGGAGGTCTTGGTGGAAGACCGGTGCGGCGGCGGCCGGATGGGTCGCTGCCGCACTGGGACTGGGTTATGGCCTGCAAAGCGCCGGCGCCGGTGACGAGTTGCTGTTGGTGATTCTCGTGCTGATGGTTATCGGGCCGCCGCTGTTCTTCACGCTCCCGTTGTCGGGGCCGACCGCGGCGGCCTTCGCGGCGGGCCTAGGGTGGTGGTGCGCCGGTGGAGTATTAGCGGGGGCGCTGTTGCCGGTCGCAGGGTTGGGCGCAGCCGCTCTGGCCAGCGCGGCTATGGCCGTGCGCCAGGGCAGTGTGCGGCGACTGCGCGAGCGGATCGGCGAGTTGCAGCGCGGGGCCGAGGCGCTGGCCGCCGCCAATGCGGCGCAGCAACAGGGCAGCGAGGTGGCGGAGGCCATCCTGACGGCGACGCGTGACATCTCCGCCTCGCTCGATGCCGGTGAGCTGGCGGTGCGCGTGGCGCGCAACGCTTACGCGCTGACCAACGGCGCGGCTGCCGCGGTCCTGCTGTGGGATGCCGCGCGCGAGGCGCTGCGCGTCGCCGCCACCGCCGGCGGCGGTGGGAGTAGCGAAGCTCATCAGCTCGAGGTCAACCTTCGTAACGCCGAGCAGTTGCAGGGCGCGCTGCGCGAAGGCATGGCCGATATCCCGCGGGTGGCGCTGCGTGACCCGGTGCTTGATGCTTTGCTGCGGCGCTGGAAGGCCGGCGCGGTCCTGGCGGCGCGCTTGCAGCGCGGCGGGCGGCCGTTGGGCCTGGTGCTGGTGGCCCGGCGCGGCTGCGAGCCGGCGTCACCCAAGGCGTGCCAGATTCTCAGCGGCATCGCCTTGCAAGCGGCGGCAGCGCTGGAAATCGCCAACCTGGTCAACGATCTGCGTACCGCCGGTAGCCTGCGCGAGGAGTTCACCGCCACCATGTCGCACGAGCTGCGCACGCCGCTCAACGTCATCATCGGTTATACCGAGATGCAACGCGAGGGCATGTTCGGCGACTTGTCGCCCGATCATCTCGACACCCTCGCGCGCGTCCACGAGCAGGCGTTGCAGTTACTCGATCTGATTCAAGCCACACTCGACGTCGGGCGCCTGGAACGAGGCCTGATGACGGTCGAGCTGCGCGAGGTGTCGGTGCCGGAGGTGCTGGCGCAGGTCTTCGGTGCGATCCCGCCCTCGTGGCGCAAGTCCGGGGTGGAGCTGCAATGGCGCATCGATCCGGCCGTGCCCCAGATTCGTAGTGATGCAAGCAAACTACAAGTGGTACTGCGCAACCTGGTGCATAACGCGCTCAAGTTCACCGACGCCGGCCAGGTGTTGGTGACGGCCACGACCGATCCCGACCGGCAGTGGGTACACTTCGTGGTGCAGGACTCGGGGCGGGGGATTGCCGCCCAGGACCTGACGGTGATCTTCGAGATGTTTCGCCAGTCGTCAGAGCGCGACCCGGCGCTTGGGGGCGTGGGTTTGGGACTTTACATCGTCAAGCGGCTGATCGGCCTGCTCGGTGGCGAGATCGACGTCCGCAGCGCCCCCGGGCGAGGGGCAACTTTTCGCATTCACATTCCGGCGGCGGGGCCGCACGCCGGCGCCAAGCCGCGCGGCCCGAGAAGCGCCGGCACCAATCGGGGGCTCAGCTCACCGGCATCGGCGCGCGCCTGA
- the raiA gene encoding ribosome-associated translation inhibitor RaiA, which produces MPVTVTFRRVRPTDALRRYAETKSQRLQKFVHAPVDAHVILSVDKHRHIAELVVNADRLNLTATEETADLYSAIDLALDKIERQLARRTTKRKDRKFNSGATVERAATVGRATRDRRARVIATERVAVKPMSVDEGVLQMNLLKKDFLLFKNEATNALSVVYRRRDGNYGLIEPEVP; this is translated from the coding sequence ATGCCTGTGACGGTGACCTTTCGGCGGGTGCGGCCGACCGATGCGTTGCGCCGCTACGCCGAGACCAAGAGCCAGCGCTTGCAGAAGTTCGTACACGCGCCGGTTGATGCCCATGTGATCCTGTCGGTCGACAAGCACCGCCACATCGCCGAATTGGTGGTCAACGCCGACCGCCTGAACCTGACCGCAACCGAGGAAACCGCCGATCTCTATTCCGCCATCGACTTGGCCCTCGATAAGATCGAACGCCAACTGGCCAGACGCACCACCAAGCGCAAAGACCGCAAGTTCAACAGCGGCGCCACCGTCGAACGCGCCGCCACGGTCGGACGCGCCACCCGCGACCGCCGCGCTCGCGTGATCGCCACCGAGCGGGTCGCGGTCAAGCCGATGTCGGTAGATGAAGGCGTGCTGCAAATGAACCTGCTCAAGAAGGACTTCCTGCTGTTCAAGAACGAGGCCACCAATGCGCTCAGCGTCGTCTACCGTCGCCGCGACGGCAACTATGGACTGATTGAACCGGAGGTGCCCTGA
- a CDS encoding alpha/beta hydrolase, whose protein sequence is MPLIDHDGVRLFFEEAGGGRPPLLLVHGWTCDHSFFAPQFEHFRRRHRVVAVDLRGHGRSDKPQQHYSMTAFADDLVWLCDQLGLERPVVIGHSMGGVIALELSSRYPQLPAAIVSVDSPIPPLAAARESMAAIAAMLRTPEYREAQRQFVSSMLFLPSDDAQRKARIVDLMSSAPQHVMASAFEHIASYDYTSAATSCRVPWLALSAHPPFVDLAHLRALCPHVLTGQTVGAGHFNQLEVPEQVNAMIERFLAVAVTAGAVAA, encoded by the coding sequence ATGCCCCTAATCGATCACGACGGCGTGCGGTTGTTTTTCGAGGAAGCCGGGGGCGGTCGCCCGCCGCTGCTGCTGGTGCACGGGTGGACCTGTGATCACAGTTTCTTCGCTCCCCAGTTCGAGCATTTTCGCCGGCGTCACCGCGTGGTGGCAGTTGATCTGCGCGGCCACGGCCGCAGCGACAAACCGCAACAGCATTACAGCATGACGGCATTTGCCGATGACCTGGTCTGGCTCTGCGATCAGCTGGGGCTGGAGCGGCCGGTGGTGATCGGCCACAGCATGGGGGGCGTGATCGCGTTGGAGTTGTCCAGCCGCTACCCGCAGCTGCCCGCCGCGATCGTGAGCGTCGATTCGCCGATTCCGCCGCTGGCGGCTGCCAGGGAGAGCATGGCGGCGATCGCCGCCATGTTGCGCACGCCCGAGTACCGCGAGGCACAGCGGCAGTTCGTCTCCTCAATGTTGTTCTTACCCAGCGACGACGCGCAGCGGAAGGCGCGAATCGTTGACCTGATGTCTTCTGCCCCGCAACACGTCATGGCCTCGGCCTTCGAGCACATCGCCAGTTATGATTACACCAGCGCCGCCACTAGTTGCCGGGTGCCGTGGCTGGCGCTGTCGGCCCATCCGCCTTTCGTCGACCTGGCACACTTGCGAGCGCTCTGCCCGCACGTGCTCACCGGCCAGACGGTGGGCGCCGGCCATTTCAACCAGCTGGAAGTGCCGGAACAGGTGAATGCGATGATCGAACGCTTTCTCGCCGTCGCGGTGACGGCTGGCGCGGTGGCGGCATGA
- the rapZ gene encoding RNase adapter RapZ, giving the protein MAGAGKSTAIHVLEDLGFYCIDNLPVVLLPRFLELCETATEGIGRVALGIDLREREFLHGYPAVLDDLRRQGRRVEVLFLDASDAVLVQRFGETRRPHPLAGDAGPLAGIAREREQIAGLRERADRIVDTSALTIHQLRAELTRGYAAGQIEGTLRLLLTSFGFKFGLPADAEMVFDTRFVTNPYFVDELRDRDGLDAAVAQFVLDRDETRQLLAGITGLLELVFPLYQRDGKSSLAVAVGCTGGRHRSVVIVERLAQLLAAKGLATQVRHRDLGR; this is encoded by the coding sequence ATGGCCGGCGCCGGCAAGAGCACGGCCATCCATGTGCTGGAGGACCTGGGCTTCTATTGCATCGACAACCTGCCGGTGGTGCTGCTGCCGCGGTTCTTGGAGCTGTGTGAGACCGCCACGGAAGGCATCGGCCGGGTGGCGCTCGGCATCGACTTGCGCGAGCGCGAGTTCCTGCACGGCTACCCGGCGGTCCTCGACGACCTGCGCCGGCAAGGCCGGCGGGTGGAAGTGCTGTTTCTTGATGCCTCGGACGCGGTGCTGGTGCAGCGTTTCGGCGAGACCCGACGGCCGCATCCGCTCGCGGGCGATGCCGGCCCGCTGGCCGGCATCGCCCGCGAGCGCGAGCAAATCGCCGGCTTGCGCGAGCGCGCCGATCGCATCGTCGACACCAGCGCCTTGACCATTCATCAGCTGCGGGCCGAACTCACGCGTGGTTATGCCGCCGGACAGATCGAAGGCACGCTGCGCTTGCTCCTGACCTCGTTCGGCTTCAAGTTCGGGCTGCCCGCCGACGCCGAAATGGTCTTCGATACCCGCTTTGTGACCAACCCCTACTTCGTCGACGAATTGCGTGACCGCGACGGTCTCGACGCGGCGGTGGCGCAGTTCGTGCTCGATCGGGACGAGACTCGCCAGTTGCTCGCCGGCATTACCGGCTTGCTCGAACTGGTCTTTCCGCTCTACCAGCGCGACGGCAAGTCCTCGCTGGCAGTGGCTGTGGGCTGCACCGGCGGCCGCCACCGCTCGGTGGTCATCGTCGAACGGCTGGCGCAGCTCCTGGCCGCCAAGGGCCTGGCCACCCAGGTGCGCCACCGCGACCTCGGACGCTGA
- a CDS encoding MaoC family dehydratase, which translates to MHNGPYFDDLSAGQVIKHWPGRTIRDFDDTWFTLLTMNTNPIHFDDHYASQSQHGKCLVNGILVFALAVGMSVKDISQNAIANLEYENIKHLGPTFHGDTIYAESEILEKTRSRGRADRGVLYVETRAWNQRNEPVLSLRRRVLVPCRPPV; encoded by the coding sequence ATGCACAACGGCCCTTACTTCGACGACCTCAGCGCCGGTCAGGTCATCAAGCACTGGCCCGGGCGGACCATCCGTGACTTCGATGACACCTGGTTCACCTTGCTGACGATGAACACCAACCCGATCCACTTCGACGACCACTACGCCAGCCAGTCCCAGCATGGCAAGTGCTTGGTCAACGGGATTTTGGTGTTCGCCCTCGCGGTCGGCATGAGCGTGAAAGACATCAGCCAGAACGCGATCGCCAACCTCGAATACGAGAACATCAAGCACCTCGGCCCGACGTTTCACGGCGACACCATCTATGCGGAGAGCGAGATCTTGGAGAAGACCCGCTCGCGCGGGCGTGCCGATCGCGGCGTGCTGTACGTCGAGACCCGCGCCTGGAACCAGCGCAATGAGCCGGTGTTGTCACTACGGCGGCGGGTGCTGGTACCATGCCGGCCGCCGGTGTGA
- the rpoN gene encoding RNA polymerase factor sigma-54, translated as MALETRLYQKLSQQLVMTPQLRQAIKILQVSRAELEELIDQELTENPTLEEEIGAEVEPERPRTEENLDPAPADDVESWSEPTEPSRETTAEIEPENQSNEIDWKEYLENYRNDWQGATATPADYDEDKRPSLENTLVRTTSLTEHLIWQLRMVGLSPVEESVAALMIGNIDEAGYLRVPVEDIAFQSGQDLELVEHVLESIQELDPPGIGARDLRECLLLQLRVEGLADSVAAAVVADHLLLLENKRYDKIAKELNVSIEEVVAAANTIATLEPKPGRNFGGGDTRYITPDVTVQKVDGDFVVTLNEEGLPRLRVSSFYRSVLGNDETTEAKRYIQEKMRAAAWLIKSIHQRQRTLFMVTSSIVKFQRDFLDRGIAYLKPLVLKDVAMDIGMHESTVSRATANKYVHTPQGIYELKFFFTSSLNRSDGGEDVSAESVKERIRTIISAEDQRRPFSDQHIAQVLAKEGVDIARRTVAKYREMMAILPSSKRRQVY; from the coding sequence ATGGCTCTGGAAACCCGCCTGTACCAAAAGCTGAGTCAGCAACTGGTCATGACGCCCCAGCTGCGCCAGGCCATCAAGATTCTGCAAGTCTCACGTGCCGAACTCGAAGAGCTGATCGACCAGGAACTCACCGAGAATCCCACCCTGGAAGAAGAGATCGGGGCGGAAGTGGAGCCGGAGCGCCCGCGCACAGAGGAAAACCTCGACCCCGCGCCGGCCGACGACGTCGAGTCGTGGTCCGAACCGACCGAACCCAGTCGCGAGACCACCGCCGAAATCGAGCCCGAGAACCAGTCCAACGAGATCGACTGGAAGGAATACCTCGAAAACTACCGCAACGACTGGCAGGGCGCGACCGCGACCCCGGCCGACTATGACGAGGACAAGCGCCCGTCGCTGGAAAACACCCTGGTGCGCACGACCTCGTTGACCGAACACCTCATCTGGCAACTGCGCATGGTCGGGCTCAGCCCGGTCGAAGAGTCGGTGGCGGCCCTCATGATCGGCAACATCGACGAGGCCGGCTACTTGCGCGTGCCGGTCGAAGACATTGCCTTCCAGAGCGGGCAGGACCTCGAGCTGGTCGAGCACGTGCTCGAGAGCATCCAGGAGTTGGACCCGCCCGGTATCGGCGCCCGCGATCTGCGCGAGTGCTTGTTGCTCCAGCTGCGCGTCGAGGGCCTGGCCGACTCGGTCGCCGCCGCGGTGGTGGCCGACCACTTGCTGCTGCTCGAAAACAAGCGCTACGACAAGATCGCCAAGGAGCTCAACGTCTCGATCGAGGAGGTGGTGGCCGCCGCCAACACCATCGCCACCCTCGAACCCAAACCCGGCCGCAATTTCGGCGGCGGCGACACCCGTTACATCACCCCCGATGTGACGGTGCAGAAGGTCGACGGTGACTTCGTCGTTACCCTCAACGAGGAAGGCTTGCCGCGCTTGCGCGTCAGCTCCTTCTACCGCAGCGTGCTCGGCAACGACGAAACCACCGAGGCCAAACGCTACATTCAAGAAAAGATGCGCGCCGCCGCCTGGCTGATCAAGAGCATCCATCAGCGCCAGCGCACCTTGTTCATGGTCACCAGCAGCATCGTCAAATTCCAACGCGACTTCCTCGATCGCGGCATCGCTTACCTCAAGCCGCTCGTGCTCAAAGACGTCGCCATGGACATCGGTATGCACGAGTCCACCGTCAGCCGCGCCACCGCCAACAAGTACGTGCATACACCGCAAGGCATTTATGAGTTGAAGTTCTTCTTTACTTCGAGCCTCAATCGCAGCGACGGCGGCGAGGACGTGTCCGCCGAGAGCGTCAAGGAGCGGATTCGCACCATCATCTCCGCCGAGGATCAGCGCCGGCCCTTCAGCGACCAACACATCGCCCAGGTGTTGGCCAAAGAGGGCGTCGACATTGCCCGCCGCACGGTGGCCAAGTACCGCGAGATGATGGCCATCCTGCCGTCCTCGAAGCGGCGGCAAGTGTACTAA
- a CDS encoding PTS sugar transporter subunit IIA, whose protein sequence is MKISDILPEALVFPSLRAQTKAEVVRELAEQLAAQYPEIDPNRLIEVLWERERLGSTAIGDGIAIPHGKLPGLRQVLGAFGRHVQGVDFQSLDGRPTQLFFLLVAPDDSVGQHLKALARVSRLLKDRAFRARLLAAPDRAELCRIIREEDERL, encoded by the coding sequence ATGAAAATCAGCGACATCTTGCCCGAGGCGCTGGTCTTTCCGTCCCTGCGCGCCCAAACCAAGGCCGAAGTGGTGCGGGAGTTGGCCGAGCAACTGGCCGCCCAGTACCCCGAAATCGATCCCAACCGCCTCATCGAGGTGCTCTGGGAGCGCGAACGCTTGGGCAGTACCGCCATCGGCGACGGCATCGCTATCCCCCACGGCAAACTGCCCGGCCTGCGCCAGGTGCTCGGGGCCTTCGGCCGCCACGTGCAGGGCGTCGATTTCCAGTCGCTGGATGGACGTCCAACGCAGCTGTTCTTTCTGCTGGTGGCCCCGGACGACTCCGTGGGCCAGCACCTCAAAGCCTTGGCGCGGGTCTCGCGCTTGCTCAAGGATCGCGCCTTTCGCGCCCGCCTGCTGGCCGCCCCGGATCGCGCCGAACTGTGCCGCATCATCCGCGAGGAAGATGAACGACTCTAG
- a CDS encoding NAD(P)/FAD-dependent oxidoreductase, which produces MKVAIIGAGAAGLAAAYDLAGAGQAVTVYEAAAQVGGLASGFKEPHWDWTIERFYHHWFQTDKAVLELASEIGAGDKVRFPRPITAVYDRGRFHAFDSPLAVLTFPGLSWLDKLRFALAGAYLRFSPWWQPLERVTAHQWLSRWMGRRAYEKLWQPLLVGKFGDEHARQVNMAWFWARLHARTTRLGTFVGGFQAFFDALAEAARQRGAVIRLDTAVRTIAPRAGGGLTLQTPAGALDYDACLVTTSPALLSRLAPALPPQYLAQLSALKSMGAVVLILSLSHQLSEQGVYWHNLPKGEGFPFLALCEHTNFVECEHFGGDHIVYCGDYLDPSHRYFQCSHEEIVAEFLPALSRFNAKFERSWVKKTWLFREPYAQPVPPVNHSRNIPDVRTPIPGLYLASMSQVYPWDRGTNFAVELGRRTAKLMRG; this is translated from the coding sequence ATGAAGGTCGCAATCATTGGCGCGGGAGCTGCGGGCCTGGCCGCGGCGTACGATCTGGCCGGCGCGGGCCAGGCGGTGACGGTCTACGAAGCCGCCGCCCAGGTCGGCGGGCTGGCCTCCGGATTCAAGGAGCCGCATTGGGACTGGACCATCGAGCGTTTCTATCACCACTGGTTCCAGACCGACAAAGCGGTGCTGGAGCTGGCTAGCGAAATCGGCGCCGGCGACAAGGTCCGGTTTCCCCGGCCGATCACCGCGGTTTACGACCGCGGCCGCTTTCATGCCTTTGATTCGCCGCTGGCGGTGCTGACGTTTCCCGGCCTGTCGTGGCTCGATAAGCTTCGGTTCGCTCTCGCGGGGGCATATTTGCGTTTCAGCCCGTGGTGGCAGCCGCTCGAGCGGGTCACCGCGCACCAATGGCTCAGCCGCTGGATGGGCAGGCGCGCTTACGAAAAGCTGTGGCAACCGCTGCTGGTCGGCAAATTCGGCGACGAGCACGCGCGCCAGGTGAATATGGCTTGGTTCTGGGCCCGCCTGCACGCCCGCACCACGCGGCTCGGCACCTTCGTCGGCGGCTTCCAAGCCTTCTTCGACGCGCTCGCTGAAGCCGCGCGCCAGCGCGGTGCGGTGATCCGGCTCGATACCGCCGTGCGCACAATCGCGCCCCGCGCCGGCGGCGGGCTCACCCTCCAGACCCCCGCCGGCGCGCTCGACTACGATGCCTGCTTGGTGACGACCTCGCCGGCCTTGCTCTCGCGCTTGGCGCCGGCACTCCCACCGCAGTACCTGGCGCAGCTCTCGGCGCTCAAGTCGATGGGCGCCGTGGTGCTGATCTTGTCACTCAGCCACCAGCTCAGCGAGCAGGGCGTATACTGGCACAACCTGCCCAAGGGCGAGGGCTTCCCCTTTCTCGCCTTGTGTGAGCACACCAACTTCGTCGAGTGCGAGCACTTCGGCGGCGATCACATCGTGTACTGCGGCGACTATCTCGACCCCAGTCACCGCTACTTCCAGTGCTCGCACGAGGAGATCGTGGCAGAGTTCCTGCCCGCGTTGTCGCGCTTCAACGCCAAGTTTGAGCGCTCTTGGGTCAAGAAGACCTGGCTGTTCCGCGAGCCCTACGCGCAACCCGTGCCGCCGGTCAATCACTCGCGCAACATCCCCGATGTGCGCACGCCGATCCCCGGGCTGTACTTGGCCTCGATGTCGCAGGTCTATCCCTGGGACCGCGGCACCAACTTCGCCGTCGAACTCGGCCGGCGCACCGCCAAGCTGATGCGCGGGTGA
- a CDS encoding adenosylhomocysteinase, which produces MATQRFDVKDAKLAPLGQKRMEWADQQMPVLRSIRTRFEREQPLRGLTLGACLHVTTETANLMRTLKAAGARVFLCASNPLSTQDDVAAALAKGDGIPTFAIKGEDHKTYYDHLRAVLEQKPVITIDDGADLVTLLHTEYAKQAGEVRASLEETTTGVMRLRAMERDGALRIPVISINDADTKHLFDNRYGTGQSTLDGLIRATNLLLAGRLVVVAGYGWCGRGVASRARGLGAQVVVTEVDPIRALEAAMDGFRVMPMRDAAKIGEVFITVTGDKHVVREEHFVQMQDGAILCNSGHFDIEIDLKTLRRLSKRLDKEVRPMVDRYVLNNDRSLYVIAEGRLVNLAAAEGHPAAVMDMSFATQALCAEWAVRSSRNGGLALRVHEVPKDIEETVATLKLASMGIKLDRLTTDQRHYLTSWSEGT; this is translated from the coding sequence ATGGCGACGCAGCGATTCGACGTGAAAGACGCGAAACTCGCCCCGCTCGGCCAGAAGCGCATGGAGTGGGCCGATCAGCAGATGCCCGTGCTGCGCTCGATCCGCACCCGCTTCGAGCGCGAGCAGCCGTTGCGCGGCCTGACACTCGGCGCTTGCCTGCACGTGACCACCGAGACCGCCAACCTGATGCGGACGCTGAAGGCGGCCGGCGCCAGGGTCTTCCTCTGTGCCTCCAACCCGCTCTCCACCCAAGACGACGTCGCGGCGGCCTTGGCCAAAGGCGACGGCATCCCGACCTTCGCCATCAAGGGCGAGGACCACAAGACCTACTACGATCACCTGCGCGCCGTGCTCGAACAGAAGCCGGTGATCACCATCGACGACGGCGCCGACTTGGTGACTCTACTCCACACCGAGTACGCCAAGCAGGCCGGCGAGGTGCGCGCCAGCCTCGAAGAAACCACCACCGGGGTGATGCGCCTGCGCGCCATGGAGCGCGACGGCGCGTTGCGCATTCCCGTCATCTCCATCAACGATGCCGATACCAAGCACCTCTTCGACAACCGCTACGGCACCGGACAATCGACGCTCGACGGCTTGATCCGCGCCACCAATCTGCTGTTAGCCGGCCGCCTGGTGGTGGTGGCGGGCTACGGCTGGTGCGGCCGCGGCGTCGCCAGCCGCGCCCGCGGCCTCGGCGCTCAAGTGGTGGTAACCGAGGTCGACCCGATCCGGGCGCTGGAAGCCGCCATGGACGGCTTCCGCGTCATGCCGATGCGCGATGCCGCCAAAATCGGCGAGGTCTTCATCACCGTCACCGGCGACAAGCACGTCGTCCGCGAAGAGCATTTCGTGCAGATGCAGGACGGCGCCATCCTCTGCAACTCCGGCCACTTCGACATCGAGATTGACCTCAAGACGCTGCGCCGCCTCAGCAAGCGCCTGGATAAAGAAGTGCGCCCCATGGTTGACCGCTACGTGCTCAACAACGACCGCTCGCTTTACGTCATCGCCGAAGGCCGTCTGGTGAACCTGGCGGCCGCCGAAGGACATCCGGCGGCAGTGATGGATATGAGCTTCGCTACCCAGGCCCTGTGCGCCGAGTGGGCGGTGCGCTCGAGCCGCAACGGCGGCTTAGCGCTGCGCGTTCACGAGGTACCGAAAGACATCGAGGAGACCGTCGCCACACTCAAACTCGCCAGCATGGGCATCAAGCTCGATCGCCTCACCACCGACCAGCGCCACTACCTGACCTCGTGGTCCGAAGGCACGTGA
- a CDS encoding HPr family phosphocarrier protein, giving the protein MDPVRRVLRIQNRLGLHMRAAAKLVQTANKYDAEITISKDGQDVSGKSILALMMLAAPQGSLIEVEAAGPQAAEAVDAIGDLLDRRFDEDDE; this is encoded by the coding sequence ATGGACCCCGTCCGCCGTGTCCTGCGCATCCAGAACCGCCTCGGCCTGCACATGCGCGCCGCCGCCAAGCTGGTACAGACGGCAAACAAGTACGATGCCGAGATCACCATCAGTAAGGACGGCCAGGATGTCAGCGGCAAGAGTATCCTGGCGCTGATGATGCTGGCGGCCCCGCAGGGCAGCCTGATCGAGGTCGAAGCCGCCGGGCCGCAGGCGGCCGAGGCCGTCGACGCCATCGGTGACTTGCTCGACCGCCGGTTCGATGAAGACGACGAATGA
- the lptB gene encoding LPS export ABC transporter ATP-binding protein has protein sequence MAQNGQSNGDQRQPAGALGAQHLCKRLGGRQILRDVSVNVRAGEVVGLLGPNGAGKTTTFYAIVGLIRPDSGAIVLNGNDVTREPMYQRARRGISYLPQEPSVFRKLTVEDNIRAILETLPLSHEERNERLAELLEELSIAHLAKNKAFSLSGGERRRVEITRALVTSPGFMLLDEPFAGIDPIAVLDIQNIVGQLRERGIGVLITDHNVRETLGICDRAYILNAGTILEEGTPDAIANSPVAREFYLGQRFTL, from the coding sequence GTGGCGCAGAACGGGCAAAGTAACGGCGACCAGCGCCAACCGGCAGGCGCACTTGGCGCGCAGCATCTGTGCAAGCGGCTGGGCGGGCGCCAAATCCTGCGCGACGTCAGCGTCAACGTGCGCGCTGGAGAAGTGGTCGGCTTGCTCGGTCCAAACGGCGCGGGAAAGACTACCACTTTTTACGCCATCGTCGGCCTCATCCGCCCCGATAGCGGCGCCATCGTGCTCAACGGTAACGACGTGACCCGCGAACCGATGTACCAGCGCGCGCGCCGGGGCATCAGCTACCTGCCGCAAGAGCCCTCGGTGTTCCGCAAGCTGACCGTGGAGGACAACATCCGCGCCATCTTGGAAACGCTGCCCCTGAGCCACGAGGAACGCAACGAGCGCCTGGCCGAACTGCTCGAAGAGCTCAGCATCGCCCACCTCGCCAAGAACAAGGCGTTCTCCCTCTCCGGCGGCGAGCGCCGCCGCGTGGAGATCACCCGCGCCTTGGTTACCTCGCCCGGCTTCATGTTGCTCGACGAGCCCTTCGCCGGTATCGATCCCATCGCGGTACTGGACATTCAGAACATTGTGGGTCAACTAAGAGAGCGGGGCATTGGCGTGTTGATCACCGACCACAACGTGCGCGAAACTCTCGGCATCTGCGACCGGGCGTACATCCTCAACGCCGGCACTATCCTCGAAGAGGGCACACCCGACGCCATCGCCAACAGCCCCGTGGCTCGCGAATTCTACCTCGGTCAACGCTTCACCCTGTAG